ACGATCCTGGCCCGGTACGCCGTCGGCGCCGTCGAGCTGGTCCCGGTCTGATCCCTCGCTGAGCGCGCCGACCCGGTCCCAGGACTCGGGTCGGCGCGGTCAGCCGACGAGCTGGGCGAGCAGGTGCTCGAGCTGTCCCGCCGGGTCGGCGGTGACTCCTCCGTGCACCGGGCCCGGCTGGAGGACCGTGGAGCGCGGCGCCTTGAGGAAGCCGAACCGGGTGCCGATCGGCTTGGTGGCAGCCTCGCCTCCGCGCTCGTCCCCGGCGCAGACCCCCTCGACGAACGCCAGCGAGGCGCAGACCCGGTCGACGTCGAGACCCGGGTCAAGCGCCCGCAGCCGGTCGGCGTCGACGTCCCAGGCGACGGCGAGCAGCTCGGCCGCCTGGCAGTAGAGCACGACGCCCACGTTGAGGAACTCCTCGCGCTCCGGGCGCGGGACGCAGCGCAGGACGACGTACTGGTAGGAGAGCAGGCTCACGACGACTCCCCCGGCAGCCAGCCGCGGGCACCGAGCCGCGCGGTGAGGAACTCGACGTAGGCGGCGCGGACCTGGTCGGGTTCCAGGTCGGGCACGAAGTGCAGCCACTCGTCGGGGACCAGGGAGGCGACCTCGGCGAACACCTCGCCGGACAGCACCGACCGCGCGTGCTCGTCAGCCGCCGGCACCTCGGCGAGGAAGCCGCGCAGGACGTGGTCCGAGACGTCCCACGGCTGCGCGGCGAAGCGCTCCGGGTCGGTGATCGCCCGCGTCCAGCCGTGGTGGAAGTAGAGCGAAGCCCCGTGGTCGATCGCCCACAGGTCGCCGTGCCAGACGAGCAGGTTGGGGTTGCGCCAGCTGCGGTCCACGTTCGCGGTGAACGCGTCCAGCCAGAGGATCCGGCCGGCCACCTCACCCGGCGTCGCGAGCTCGCCGTCGACGCCGAAGGCGCCGGGCAGGAAGTCCACGCCCAGGTTCAGCCCGACGCTGGCGGTGAGCAGGTCCTGGACCTCCTCGTCGGCCTCGTAGCGCGCGATCTCCGCACAGAGGTCGAGCCCGACGAGCCGCGGGGTGCGGATCCCCAAGCGCCGGGCGAGCTCGCCGACGAGCACCTCGGCGACCAGTACCCGCACCCCCTGGCCGGCCCCGGAGAACTTGCAGACGTAGAAGCCCAGGTCGTCGGCCTCGACGAGTCCGGGCAGGCTGCCGCCCTCTCGCAGCGGGGTGACGTACCGGCTGACCCGCACGCGCTCGATCACTCGGCCTCCTGCGCCCGGAGCCGTGACTTCTCGGCCTCGACGTCGAAGTCGGCCTCGGGCCAGGTCAGCTGCATGCCGCGCAGCGTCTCGAGCAGGAGCTGGCCCACGGCCAGGTTGCGGTACCACTTCTTGTCCGAGGGGATGACGTGCCAGGGCGCGACGTCGGTGCTGGTGCGCTCGAGCACCGTCTCGTACTGCGTACGGAAGGCGGGCCACAGCTCACGGTCGTCGAGGTCGCTGGGCGCGTACTTCCAGTACTTCTCGGGGTTCTCCAGGCGCTCCAGCAGCCGCGCCCCCTGCTCGGCCCGGGAGACGTGCAGCAGGCACTTGAGCACCGTCACCCCCTGGTCGGCCAGCTCGCGCTCGAAGTCGTTGATCGCGCCGTACCGCCGCTCGATCTCCTCCTCGGCTGCCCAGCGGCGCACCTTGACCACCAGCACGTCCTCGTAGTGGCTCCGGTCGAAGACGCCGATGTGCCCGGGCGTGGGGACGGCCCGCCGGATCCGCCAGAGGAAGTCGTGCTCCTTCTCCTTCGGGGTCGGCGCCTTGAAGCTGGTGATCTGCAGCCCTTGGGGGTCTACCAGGCCGAGCGTCTTGCGGATCACCCCGCCCTTGCCGCTGGTGTCCATCCCCTGGAGGACCAGCAGCACCCGGCGCTCGGACCCCGCCGTGCGGGCAGCCCAGAGGCGCTCCTGGAGATCTGCGAGCTCGCCCCCCATGGCGGCCAGGGCGGCCTGCCCGTCCGACTTGCCTCCGGCGAAGCCGGGGGTGGAGCCTGCGAGCGAATCCGTCAGTTCGGTCGGTCCGGACGGGAGCCGGGTGGTGTCCAGCACCAGGGCGTCCTGCGCGGGTGGCGGACCGCCGGAAGTCTTGGACATGCAGGCAGCCTAGTCCGTCTCATCCTCGTCGGCGTCGAGCTCCTGACGGACCACCGCGAAGGCCAGGCCGCTGGAGTAGCCCTTGCGGGCGAGCATCCCCACCAGCCGCCGGGTCGCCTTGTCCCGCTCCAGGCCACCCACGGTGCGCAGCTTCTTGCGCACGAGCCGGCGGGCGGCCTCCTCCTCGTCGTCGGGATCGATCTCCGCGACCGCCTCACGGACGGTCTCGTCGTCGACGCCCTTGCGCCGCAGCTCCTGGGCCAGCGCTCGGCCGGCCAGGCCCTTGCCCGGCTGCCGGCTCGCGATCCAGGCCCGGGCGAACGCCTCGTCGTCGATGAGCCCGACCTCTTCGAACCGGTCGAGGAGCATGGTCGCCACCGCGTCGGGCACGTTCTTGGCGGAGAGCTTGTCGGCCAGCTCCTTGCGCGTGCGGGCCTGCCCGGTCAGCTGGTCGAGCAGGATCTTCCGGGCGACGGCCTCGTGATCGGCCTCGGGGCCGGCCTGGACCGGGTCCTCGGGGAGGTCTCCGGTCCAGGCCGCCACACCGTGGTGGACGTCCCCGCTCCACGCGGGCCGGTCCGACTCACCGGCCGACGCCTCAGAAGTCACGGACCCCGATGGGCTCGTCCGAGAGGTCGTCAGCCGGGGCGTCGGCCTGCGGCCCGACCCCGAGCTTCTCCAGGATCCGCTTCTCCAGCTCGTTGGCCAGGTCCGGGTTGTCCCGCAGGAAGGAGCGCGCGTTCTCCTTGCCCTGACCGAGCTGGTCGCCCTCGTAGGTGTACCAAGCACCGGCCTTGCGCACCAGGCCCGCCTCCACGCCGACGTCGATGAGGCCACCCTCGCGGCTGATCCCCTTGCCGTACATGATGTCGAACTCGGCCTGCTTGAACGGCGGCGCGACCTTGTTCTTGACGACCTTGACCCGGGTCCGGTTGCCGACCATCTCCTGGCCGTCCTTGAGGGTCTCGATGCGGCGCACGTCGAGGCGGACCGAGGAGTAGAACTTCAGCGCCCGACCACCGGTCGTGGTCTCGGGCG
The window above is part of the Nocardioides campestrisoli genome. Proteins encoded here:
- a CDS encoding DUF3037 domain-containing protein, whose amino-acid sequence is MSLLSYQYVVLRCVPRPEREEFLNVGVVLYCQAAELLAVAWDVDADRLRALDPGLDVDRVCASLAFVEGVCAGDERGGEAATKPIGTRFGFLKAPRSTVLQPGPVHGGVTADPAGQLEHLLAQLVG
- a CDS encoding HipA family kinase, with protein sequence MIERVRVSRYVTPLREGGSLPGLVEADDLGFYVCKFSGAGQGVRVLVAEVLVGELARRLGIRTPRLVGLDLCAEIARYEADEEVQDLLTASVGLNLGVDFLPGAFGVDGELATPGEVAGRILWLDAFTANVDRSWRNPNLLVWHGDLWAIDHGASLYFHHGWTRAITDPERFAAQPWDVSDHVLRGFLAEVPAADEHARSVLSGEVFAEVASLVPDEWLHFVPDLEPDQVRAAYVEFLTARLGARGWLPGESS
- a CDS encoding PPK2 family polyphosphate kinase gives rise to the protein MSKTSGGPPPAQDALVLDTTRLPSGPTELTDSLAGSTPGFAGGKSDGQAALAAMGGELADLQERLWAARTAGSERRVLLVLQGMDTSGKGGVIRKTLGLVDPQGLQITSFKAPTPKEKEHDFLWRIRRAVPTPGHIGVFDRSHYEDVLVVKVRRWAAEEEIERRYGAINDFERELADQGVTVLKCLLHVSRAEQGARLLERLENPEKYWKYAPSDLDDRELWPAFRTQYETVLERTSTDVAPWHVIPSDKKWYRNLAVGQLLLETLRGMQLTWPEADFDVEAEKSRLRAQEAE
- a CDS encoding regulatory protein RecX, encoding MTSEASAGESDRPAWSGDVHHGVAAWTGDLPEDPVQAGPEADHEAVARKILLDQLTGQARTRKELADKLSAKNVPDAVATMLLDRFEEVGLIDDEAFARAWIASRQPGKGLAGRALAQELRRKGVDDETVREAVAEIDPDDEEEAARRLVRKKLRTVGGLERDKATRRLVGMLARKGYSSGLAFAVVRQELDADEDETD